From Syntrophobacterales bacterium, the proteins below share one genomic window:
- a CDS encoding transposase: MPTTYTSRQQRSARCYGRSLRSTRVRWYDNARYQKCEIATELSEKLNITLHFMPPYSPNLNLMGHTWEHLKSRVRSKYYNQFDVFKKLIDSIIDDADKSSKALVNRFIGESVQIFDSLVSVNDNSFVVSNASGEETDLAA, translated from the coding sequence TTGCCAACGACATATACATCACGGCAACAGAGGTCTGCGAGATGCTACGGAAGATCGCTACGGAGTACAAGGGTAAGGTGGTACGACAATGCGCGATATCAGAAATGCGAGATCGCCACAGAACTGTCCGAAAAACTAAACATTACTCTTCATTTCATGCCGCCGTACAGCCCGAACCTCAACCTGATGGGGCACACTTGGGAGCATTTAAAAAGTAGGGTGCGTTCCAAATACTATAATCAGTTCGATGTCTTCAAAAAATTGATTGACTCAATCATTGACGATGCTGATAAAAGTAGCAAAGCGCTCGTTAATAGGTTCATCGGTGAGTCAGTCCAGATATTCGATTCACTCGTCTCCGTCAACGATAACTCATTTGTCGTCAGCAATGCTTCCGGAGAAGAGACTGATCTCGCGGCGTAG